Proteins encoded by one window of Cyanobium sp. NS01:
- a CDS encoding YciI family protein, which produces MPWFVKLEEGLVDKAHFDAVVPLHLAWLAELEAQGHRPVSGYWADRRGAEGAGGMLLFWAGSWDQASRLVRHDPLIEQGCVSWTLHEWTPVFGVPAPVSPPATAAASGMKQQHQS; this is translated from the coding sequence ATGCCCTGGTTTGTGAAGCTGGAGGAGGGTCTGGTGGACAAGGCCCACTTCGATGCGGTGGTGCCGTTGCATCTGGCCTGGTTGGCTGAGCTCGAAGCCCAGGGCCATCGCCCCGTGAGTGGCTACTGGGCCGACCGCCGTGGTGCTGAGGGTGCCGGCGGCATGCTGCTGTTCTGGGCCGGGTCGTGGGATCAGGCCTCCCGGCTGGTGCGCCACGATCCCCTGATCGAGCAGGGATGTGTGAGCTGGACCCTGCACGAATGGACACCGGTGTTCGGCGTTCCGGCTCCGGTCTCGCCGCCTGCCACCGCCGCTGCCTCAGGAATGAAACAGCAGCACCAGTCCTGA
- the cbiB gene encoding adenosylcobinamide-phosphate synthase CbiB, translating to MPLLLVLQVLTAALLDRGLGDPQRWLHPVQVMGWGIARLRRLAEGWAAGRPGRLRLAGAAITLLVVGLSGAAGWLLERWAAQSALGVAVLVVGLASALAGRSLDDAVNGVLALLPAADPEPARRQLGRIVGRDTDQLSREEILRALAETASENAVDGLFAPLFWMLAGAVLSPLAPGLPGPLALGWSFKAASTLDSMLGYRRGSLAWLGTAGARLDDLLVWLPCRLVAVSLPLAAGQGLAGAWRGLELALRDGAPDPSPNAGVSQAAYAHAVGVQLGGSNRYGGCLRRKPLLAQGRPAADAAAVRRMLRLSLRLQALWLAAALLVAGLPPFITKALS from the coding sequence ATGCCGCTGCTGCTGGTGTTGCAGGTGCTCACGGCCGCCCTGCTCGATCGCGGCCTGGGCGATCCCCAGCGCTGGCTCCATCCGGTGCAGGTGATGGGCTGGGGCATTGCCCGGCTGCGACGGCTGGCCGAGGGCTGGGCCGCCGGCCGCCCCGGCCGGCTGCGCCTGGCCGGGGCGGCGATCACGCTGCTGGTGGTGGGGCTCAGCGGTGCTGCCGGCTGGCTGCTGGAGCGCTGGGCGGCCCAGAGCGCCCTGGGGGTGGCGGTGCTGGTGGTGGGGCTGGCCAGCGCCCTGGCCGGCCGCAGCCTCGACGACGCCGTGAACGGGGTGCTGGCGCTGCTGCCGGCGGCGGATCCGGAGCCGGCCCGGCGGCAGCTGGGGCGCATCGTGGGCCGCGACACCGACCAGCTCAGCAGGGAGGAGATCCTGCGCGCCCTGGCAGAAACCGCCAGTGAGAACGCCGTGGACGGCCTGTTCGCTCCCCTGTTCTGGATGCTGGCCGGGGCGGTTCTGAGCCCGTTGGCACCGGGCCTGCCTGGTCCTCTGGCCCTGGGCTGGAGCTTCAAGGCGGCCAGCACCCTCGATTCGATGCTGGGCTACCGCCGCGGCAGCCTGGCCTGGCTGGGCACGGCCGGAGCCCGGCTCGACGACCTGCTGGTGTGGCTGCCCTGCCGCCTGGTGGCCGTGAGCCTGCCGCTCGCCGCCGGCCAGGGGCTGGCGGGAGCCTGGCGGGGGCTGGAGCTCGCCCTGCGGGATGGAGCGCCCGATCCCTCGCCGAATGCGGGGGTGTCCCAGGCGGCCTATGCCCACGCCGTGGGGGTGCAGCTGGGGGGCAGCAACCGCTATGGCGGCTGCCTGCGCCGCAAACCGCTGCTGGCGCAGGGCCGGCCGGCAGCGGATGCCGCTGCTGTGCGGCGCATGCTGCGGCTGTCGCTGCGGCTGCAAGCGCTCTGGCTGGCCGCAGCCCTTCTGGTGGCGGGGCTGCCGCCTTTCATCACGAAAGCTCTCAGCTGA
- a CDS encoding META domain-containing protein, which translates to MGSNPTLSVSHPTSRPRSETPLSISLAMKHHSPVCLVGGILTAALVLQAPAQAGTLSGTGSDRERIALPPDAVFEVVIEDIARVDAPATPLGQVRLEPAGQPPFRFSIPYSEGDLSPTGRQPSAQAALGRLPASWRGELPAASGRSRWQVDLFSDGSFQLRQTFLDRPAPNSFDDIGRWRLEPQGPRLVLRGGREAPVLLQPIDGGAALRKLDLQGEPIRSSLNDRLMRLPAAEPIEPRLHLQGMFRYLADAASIRLCATGARLPVSMEADYLALERAYLGAQAAGSAGQPLLVNLEGLISQRPSAEPGQGLRRTLVVERFVGVHPGEGCPKTDGAAMPSAAPAPGPSLRGTLWRLQALQDGDGPELRLDADADRVSGSGGCNRLIGGFQLEGEQLRFSELASTKMACPAALMAMEQRYMEALGQVRRWSIDKRNLLLQDGQGRKLLLFKPAPPTP; encoded by the coding sequence GTGGGTTCGAATCCCACCCTCTCCGTTTCCCACCCGACTTCCAGGCCCCGCTCCGAGACCCCGTTGTCCATCAGCCTGGCCATGAAGCATCACAGCCCTGTTTGCCTGGTTGGAGGGATCCTCACGGCGGCGCTGGTGCTGCAGGCCCCCGCCCAGGCCGGCACGCTCTCGGGCACGGGCAGTGACCGGGAGCGGATCGCCCTGCCTCCCGATGCGGTGTTTGAGGTGGTGATCGAGGACATCGCCCGGGTCGATGCCCCCGCCACTCCGCTGGGCCAGGTGCGCCTGGAGCCCGCCGGCCAGCCGCCTTTTCGTTTCTCCATCCCCTACAGCGAGGGTGATCTGAGCCCCACGGGCCGCCAGCCATCCGCGCAGGCAGCCCTCGGCCGTCTGCCGGCCAGCTGGCGCGGCGAACTGCCCGCCGCCAGCGGCCGCAGCCGCTGGCAGGTGGACCTGTTCAGCGATGGCAGCTTCCAGCTGCGCCAGACTTTTCTGGATCGCCCTGCCCCCAACAGCTTTGATGACATCGGCCGCTGGCGCCTGGAGCCGCAGGGGCCTCGCCTGGTGCTGCGGGGCGGCCGGGAAGCACCCGTGCTGCTGCAACCCATCGACGGCGGTGCCGCCCTGCGCAAGCTCGACCTGCAGGGTGAGCCGATCCGCTCATCCCTGAACGATCGCCTGATGCGGCTGCCGGCAGCGGAGCCGATTGAGCCCCGCCTCCATCTGCAGGGGATGTTCCGCTACCTGGCCGATGCCGCCAGCATCCGGCTCTGTGCCACCGGCGCGCGCCTGCCGGTGTCGATGGAGGCCGACTATCTGGCGCTGGAGCGGGCCTACCTGGGGGCCCAGGCGGCGGGATCGGCCGGCCAGCCGCTGCTGGTGAATCTGGAGGGACTGATCAGCCAGCGCCCCTCCGCCGAGCCCGGTCAGGGGCTGCGGCGCACCCTGGTGGTGGAGCGTTTCGTGGGGGTGCACCCCGGCGAGGGCTGCCCGAAGACCGATGGCGCCGCCATGCCTTCGGCTGCCCCAGCGCCCGGGCCCAGCCTGAGGGGCACGCTCTGGAGGCTGCAGGCCCTGCAGGATGGGGATGGCCCTGAGCTGCGGCTCGATGCCGACGCCGACCGGGTGAGTGGCAGCGGCGGCTGCAACCGGCTCATCGGCGGCTTCCAGCTCGAGGGCGAACAACTCCGCTTTTCCGAGCTGGCCAGCACCAAGATGGCCTGCCCAGCTGCGCTGATGGCCATGGAGCAGCGCTACATGGAGGCGCTGGGCCAGGTGCGCCGCTGGAGCATCGACAAGCGCAACCTGCTGCTCCAGGACGGACAGGGGCGCAAGCTGCTGCTGTTCAAGCCAGCCCCACCAACCCCCTGA